The following are encoded in a window of Fusarium oxysporum f. sp. lycopersici 4287 chromosome 5, whole genome shotgun sequence genomic DNA:
- a CDS encoding DNA polymerase theta subunit, translated as MKSMRGLLHTTSVETTNEQKTTFATTSVAGHKRSISTAEEHHFRASTSRATVQFQRAVSLPSAPPRISASRIVRLDERVGPSEYSQRRAIAATPTSSCDPELELSHSTYSLPQQLVDNFASLGIKQIYPWQKSCLKGPGLLTGEKNLVYCAPTGGGKSLVADVLMLKRILEEKGTKALLVLPYVALVQEKVRWLRSVVQGLHFASETTIDDDKRIWRRRADENTVRVIGFFGGGKVRATWADFDIGVCTLEKANALVNTAIDDCSISKLRAVVLDELHMVDDDHRGYLLELVATKLLSLEQRVQIVGMSATLPNMDMMARWLEGHCYETRYRPVPIEEHLVYDGNIYPAGSTSSLIKTATQLNSRSTQTQAQMRPIRRIEPSTHKELRDPVLNAVVTLAHETAFAGFGALVFAGSRGMCESDARWISRAMPQPHELKADVVDRRMDLLGELRSLNTGVDPVLEETVLYGVAFHHAGLTTEERDLIAAAYDSGTLLVCVATCSLAAGINLPARRVILHNCRMGREFVGPSMLRQMRGRAGRQGKASIGETYLCSRENDLEQVVELMNAELPPVASCLNTENRRIQRALLEVISIRLATSRESIMDYFSKSLLSHTHSAKFVNDCITSSLEEIESMGFVTSDSLSMFTATQLGRAIVASAIDPDDGVFVHNELGRALQAFVMDGEMHVLYTFTPVQEFGVMVNWQVFRNEMDGLDESGLRVLRLLGIKPTTILKLAQGATLRETTPEERQVARVHRRFYLALQLRDLCNEIPIHIVARKYDVPRGMVQNLSQTCQGFAAGMIKFCEQMSWGVMAAALEHFSDRLVAGARADLLALAKIPFIKSRTA; from the exons ATGAAGAGCATGCGAGGGTTACTACACACAACCAGTGTCGAAACTACAAATGAACAAAAGACTACATTCGCTACCACTTCTGTTGCTGGACACAAAAGAAGTATATCAACCGCTGAAGAACACCACTTCAGGGCTTCTACCTCTCGGGCAACTGTTCAGTTTCAGCGAGCCGTCAGTCTCCCCTCTGCCCCTCCTAGAATTTCTGCGAGTCGCATTGTTCGTCTCGATGAGCGAGTCGGGCCCTCTGAGTATTCTCAGCGGAGGGCTATTGCTGCGACTCCTACATCGTCTTGTGATCCTGAACTCGAATTAAGCCATTCTACATATAGTCTTCCTCAACAGCTGGTTGATAATTTTGCTTCACTTGGCATAAAACAAATATACCCGTGGCAAAAATCTTGCCTCAAAGGCCCCGGGCTTCTGACAGGAGAAAAGAACCTTGTATATTGTGCACCAACTGGCGGTGGCAAATCTCTTGTGGCTGACG TGCTCATGCTGAAAAGAATTCTGGAAGAAAAGGGAACAAAAGCCCTCCTTGTGTTACCATATGTTGCTTTGGTTCAAGAGAAAGTTCGTTGGCTTCGTAGTGTGGTACAAGGCTTACACTTCGCCTCTGAAACAACAATCGATGACGACAAACGCATCTGGCGTAGACGAGCTGATGAAAACACAGTCCGTGTCATTGGTTTCTTTGGGGGTGGAAAAGTTCGAGCAACTTGGGCTGATTTTGATATTGGCGTGTGCACGTTGGAGAAG GCAAACGCACTCGTGAATACGGCTATTGACGACTGTTCGATCTCCAAGCTCCGCGCGGTCGTGCTTGATGAGTTACacatggttgatgatgatcatcGAGGCTATTTGTTAGAACTCGTGGCGACCAAACTGCTCAGCCTGGAGCAGCGTGTACAAATCGTGGGCATGAGTGCCACTCTCCCG AACATGGATATGATGGCTCGATGGCTCGAAGGGCATTGTTACGAAACTCGGTATCGACCGGTTCCTATCGAGGAACATCTCGTGTATGACGGCAATATTTATCCTGCAGGTTCTACAAGCAGTCTCATCAAAACAGCTACACAGCTGAACAGTCGGTCTACACAGACACAGGCACAGATGAGACCCATCCGGCGAATCGAACCATCCACCCACAAGGAGCTTCGCGACCCAGTATTAAATGCAGTGGTCACACTTGCTCACGAGACCGCTTTTGCTGGTTTCGGTGCCCTCGTCTTTGCCGGGAGTCGTGGCATGTGCGAGTCTGACGCACGATGGATTAGTCGGGCTATGCCCCAGCCACatgagctcaaggctgaCGTTGTTGACAGGAGGATGGACTTGCTGGGAGAGCTTCGCAGTCTTAACACTGGGGTTGATCCGGTATTGGAAGAGACGGTCCTTTATGGCGTTGCATTTCATC AT GCTGGCTTGACGACTGAAGAGAGAGATCTCATAGCGGCAGCTTACGATTCTGGAACACTATTAGTGTGCGTCGCGACCTGCAGTCTGGCTGCTGGTATCAACCT GCCGGCAAGACGGGTGATTTTACACAACTGTCGAATGGGGCGCGAATTTGTTGGACCATCGATGCTCAGGCAAATGCGAGGGCGAGCTGGAAGACAGGGGAAAGCATCTATCGGTGAAACATATCTCTGCAGCCGCGAAAATGACCTCGAGCAAGTTGTAGAGCTCATGAATGCGGAGCTGCCACCTGTCGCCAGCTGTCTTAACACTGAGAATCGACGTATCCAACG TGCACTGCTAGAAGTCATATCCATACGCTTAGCTACGAGTCGTGAGTCCATTATGGACTACTTCTCAAAGTCTCTGTTGAGCCATACTCATAGCGCCAAGTTTGTCAATGATTGTATCACCTCAAGCTTGGAAGAGATAGAATCAATGGGTTTTGTGACCTCCGATTCCTTGTCCATGTTCACGGCGACACAACTAGGTAGGGCAATTGTGGCATCAGCTATCGATCCCGACGATGGTGTATTTGTCCATAACGAACTCGGTCGGGCACTCCAAGCATTTGTCATGGATGGCGAGATGCACGTCTTATACACGTTCACACCAGTCCAAGAATTTGGGGTTATGGTGAACTGGCAGGTCTTTCGGAATGAAATGGATGGTCTGGACGAGAGTGGTTTACGGGTGCTGAGGCTTCTGGGCATCAAACCTACCACAATACTCAAGCT TGCTCAAGGTGCCACACTCCGTGAGACTACGCCAGAGGAGAGGCAGGTTGCTCGAGTACATCGACGCTTTTATCTCGCTCTCCAACTGCGGGATCTGTGTAACGAGATTCCTATACACATAGTGGCACGCAAATACGACGTGCCTCGTGGAATGGTTCAGAATCTTTCGCAGACTTGTCAAGGCTTCGCTGCAGGAATGATCAAGTTCTGTGAACAGATGAGCTGGGG AGTAATGGCCGCAGCTCTTGAACATTTTTCAGACAGGCTCGTGGCTGGTGCAAGAGCTGACCTATTAGCCTTGGCAAAGATTCCCTTCATCAAGAGCCGAACAGCGTGA